From Medicago truncatula cultivar Jemalong A17 chromosome 7, MtrunA17r5.0-ANR, whole genome shotgun sequence, a single genomic window includes:
- the LOC120577000 gene encoding uncharacterized protein, which yields MDKKWIFANRFSREYESGVEEFVKFSVKHATDRNRIICPCLGCCYGKRGNGDVLRSHLLGNGIDRSYTCWTMHGEMSNNNVDLGNNETYESNEFDTNTFDHDRVDEMLDVVEEDLQDCPEMFERLVSDSEKPLYDGCSKFTRMSAVLKLYNIKARNGWSDKSFTDLLTLLIDMLPKDNVLPSRNYEAKKMLCSIGMSYEKIHACPNDCILFRNEYASLNECPKCNVSRYKKEFILAKVVWYLPIIPRFRRMFSSEVDAKHLTWHKYDRIRDEKFRHPADSPQWAKIDHDYPNFGKEARNLRLALSTDGMNPHGFQSIPNTVWPVILVIYNLPPWLCMKRKFMMLSMLISGRNQPGNDIDVYLAPLIDDLKHLWEIGVEVYDGYKKENFNLRAMLFGTINDFPAYGNLSGYSVKGQKACPICEEETETLRLENCQKNIFLGHRKFLPSNHRYRGWRKAFNGKPEKGVAKHSMENQKKL from the coding sequence ATGgataaaaaatggatatttgCCAACCGATTTTCAAGGGAATATGAAAGTGGAGTAGAAGAGTTTGTTAAGTTTTCCGTGAAACATGCCACAGACCGCAATCGAATCATCTGTCCTTGCTTAGGTTGTTGTTATGGAAAAAGGGGTAATGGGGATGTGTTGCGAAGTCATTTACTGGGGAACGGAATTGATCGAAGCTACACATGTTGGACAATGCATGGTGAGATGAGTAACAATAACGTTGATTTGGGGAATAATGAgacatatgaatcaaatgaatttGACACAAATACATTTGACCATGATCGAGTTGACGAAATGCTAGATGTAGTTGAAGAAGATCTTCAGGATTGTCCTGAAATGTTTGAGAGATTGGTTAGTGATTCAGAGAAACCATTATATGATGGTTGCAGCAAATTCACAAGAATGTCTGCAGTATTGAAGTTGTACAATATAAAAGCGAGAAATGGATGGTCTGATAAAAGCTTCACAGACTTGTTAACCCTTCTGATAGATATGCTGCCAAAGGATAATGTTCTTCCTAGTAGAAACTATGAAGCCAAAAAAATGTTGTGCTCGATTGGCATGAGTTATGAAAAGATACATGCTTGTCCTAACGATTGCATTTTGTTTCGAAATGAATACGCATCGTTAAATGAGTGTCCTAAATGTAATGTTTCTCGATATAAGAAAGAATTTATTCTTGCAAAAGTCGTATGGTATCTTCCTATAATACCGAGATTCAGGCGCATGTTTAGTAGTGAAGTTGATGCAAAACATTTGACATGGCACAAATATGATAGAATTAGAGATGAGAAGTTTCGACACCCTGCAGATTCGCCACAGTGGGCTAAAATTGATCATGATTATCCTAATTTTGGGAAAGAAGCAAGAAATCTACGCTTGGCACTGTCTACTGATGGAATGAACCCACATGGTTTTCAAAGTATCCCAAACACCGTATGGCctgtgattttggtgatttataaCTTGCCTCCATGGTTATGTATGAAGCGTAAGTTCATGATGTTGTCGATGTTAATTTCTGGGCGCAATCAACCAGGGAATGATATTGATGTGTACTTGGCacctttaattgatgatttgaagcATTTGTGGGAGATAGGAGTGGAGGTTTATGATGGATATAAGaaagaaaacttcaatttgAGGGCGATGTTGTTTGGCACCATTAATGATTTTCCAGCATATGGAAATCTATCAGGATATAGTGTTAAAGGTCAGAAAGCGTGTCCTATTTGTGAAGAGGAAACTGAAACGCTACGGTTGGAAAATTGTCAGAAGAATATCTTTCTCGGTCATCGTAAATTCTTGCCTTCTAATCATCGCTACCGTGGGTGGAGAAAAGCATTCAATGGAAAACCAGAAAAAGGCGTAGCTAAGCATTCAATGGAAAACCAGAAAAAGCTGTAG
- the LOC25479655 gene encoding glutamate receptor 2.8 isoform X2: MTLSLLQNISGMGRKSSSQLINILCFNIILQLLACSRVQRSYSLEPQRTNNISIGAVLDLVSLMGKHQKIAMEIAVEEFNNQSSSSKLNLQIKDSHGNSAQVIASVMDLSQRNQVHAIIGTITHNEATLASEFSDTIKNIPIMSLTSFAAKPELLSPRLPHFIKVGDDINLHMQCIAAIVGKFKWKKVTVIYELNNDLASDPGILLSLSYSLRLVGSEIDNHLAFPSLATLSDPKSMIEKELNSLKKKSNRVFLIVHSSLELANILCEKAKEIGLMEKGSAWIIPNEVAGLLDSVNSSVIFNMQGVVGFKTHFMEMNETFRKFKFKFQRKFALEYPEEDSINPSIFAFQAYDATKAIVETAKKSSQGKLRLEEISETILSPTFNIINVIGKSYREMAFWSPSLGFSKNIAGYNKAMEINTNNDDSNEVFKTVYWPGELLSVPKGHNNEERFLRIGIPSNGAFSQFVNMEYDQSKNETFFSGFSINVFEAAVKRLPYDLNYNFSPFGGSYDEMVDQVYNKTLDAAVGDTSIVAYRYHLVDFSQPYVESGLHMVVTEQPEKSKETWMFLHAFKKEMWLMMIAMHIFLGFVIWLIEREVNEDLKGLGSMLWFLVTVLFYAHREPIRRPLARVVLTPWFFAIFIVTNSFTASLTSITISQVKPSVLNIETLKERNSPIGCDGNSFIVKYLTEVLRFKHENIRNFSSINDYPAAFENKEIEAAFFVAPHAKVFLAKYACKGLIKAGNTFRLGGFGFVGFSPLIVTEFLTCLVEVKLGYFQKVRVLRQTYQRQC, translated from the exons ATGACACTATCTTTGTTGCAAAACATTTCTGGAATGGGAAGGAAATCTTCATCACAACTCATCAATATTCTGTGCTTCAATATTATCTTGCAATTGTTAGCATGTTCAAGGGTGCAAAGAAGCTATTCCTTAGAGCCACAAAGGACCAATAATATAAGTATAGGTGCTGTTCTTGATTTGGTTTCATTAATGGGAAAACACCAGAAGATAGCAATGGAAATTGCAGTGGAAGAGTTCAACAACCAATCTAGTTCTTCCAAGCTGAATTTGCAGATAAAAGATTCACATGGAAATTCTGCTCAAGTAATTGCAAGTG TTATGGATCTCTCACAAAGAAACCAAGTGCATGCCATCATAGGAACTATCACACACAATGAAGCAACACTGGCAAGTGAATTCAGTGACACAATAAAGAACATTCCAATCATGTCTCTAACTTCATTCGCAGCCAAACCAGAATTATTATCTCCAAGATTGCCACATTTCATTAAAGTAGGGGATGATATTAACCTTCACATGCAATGCATTGCAGCAATTGTAGGAAAATTCAAATGGAAAAAGGTGACAGTAATTTATGAACTTAATAATGACTTGGCCTCGGATCCGGGGATACTACTAAGCCTCTCTTATTCCCTTAGACTTGTTGGTTCTGAGATTGATAACCATTTAGCTTTTCCTTCGTTAGCAACTCTTTCAGATCCAAAATCTATGATTGAAAAAGAGCTTAATAGCTTGAAAAAGAAGAGTAATAGGGTATTCTTGATTGTTCATTCTTCTTTAGAGTTGGCTAACATTCTTTgtgaaaaagcaaaagaaataGGTTTGATGGAAAAAGGTTCGGCGTGGATTATCCCGAATGAAGTTGCTGGCCTTCTTGATTCAGTTAACTCTTCTGTTATCTTCAACATGCAAGGTGTTGTTGGATTTAAAACACACTTTATGGAAATGAATGAGACCTTtagaaaatttaaattcaaattccaAAGAAAGTTTGCACTAGAATACCCTGAAGAAGATAGCATTAACCCAAGTATCTTTGCATTTCAAGCATATGATGCAACTAAAGCTATTGTTGAAACTGCAAAAAAATCATCACAAGGAAAGTTAAGACTTGAAGAAATCTCCGAAACGATTTTGTCACCAACCTTCAACATAATTAATGTGATAGGGAAAAGTTATAGAGAAATGGCATTTTGGTCTCCATCACTTGGTTTTTCCAAGAACATTGCTGGCTATAATAAGGCAATGgagataaatacaaataatgatGATTCGAATGAAGTTTTCAAAACAGTTTATTGGCCTGGAGAATTATTATCGGTTCCAAAGGGTCACAATAATGAGGAAAGGTTTTTGAGAATAGGAATACCTTCCAATGGTGCTTTTTCTCAGTTTGTGAATATGGAATATGACCAGAGCAAGAACGAAACTTTCTTCTCTGGTTTCTCAATCAATGTCTTTGAAGCAGCTGTCAAACGCTTACCTTATGATTTAAATTACAACTTTTCTCCCTTCGGAGGCTCCTATGATGAAATGGTTGATCAAGTCTACAATAAG ACATTAGATGCTGCTGTTGGTGATACATCAATAGTGGCATACCGATACCATTTAGTGGACTTCTCACAACCTTATGTTGAATCTGGCCTTCACATGGTGGTTACCGAACAACCGGAAAAATCGAAAGAAACATGGATGTTTTTGCATGCCTTTAAAAAAGAGATGTGGCTGATGATGATAGCTATGCATATTTTTCTTGGATTTGTTATTTGGCTGATTGAAAGAGAAGTAAATGAAGATCTAAAGGGATTAGGGTCTATGCTTTGGTTTTTAGTCACTGTACTATTTTATGCACACA GAGAACCAATAAGAAGACCCTTAGCACGAGTTGTGCTGACACCATGGTTCTTTGCTATTTTCATTGTGACAAATAGTTTCACGGCAAGTTTGACATCCATAACTATTTCACAAGTAAAGCCATCGGTGTTAAATATCGAGACCCTTAAAGAAAGAAATTCCCCGATTGGTTGTGATGGAAATTCTTTTATTGTCAAGTATTTGACTGAAGTACTACGTTTCAAGCATGAGAACATCAGAAATTTCAGTTCCATTAATGACTACCCTGCTGCCTTTGAGAACAAGGAAATAGAAGCCGCCTTTTTTGTCGCACCTCACGCTAAAGTATTTCTAGCAAAGTACGCATGTAAGGGCCTCATCAAAGCAGGGAACACTTTCAGGCTTGGTGGCTTTGGTTTTGTGGGTTTCTCTCCTCTCATTGTCACTGaatttttgacatgtttggtaGAAGTGAAATTGGG GTATTTCCAAAAGGTTCGAGTCTTGCGGCAGACATATCAGAGGCAGTGTTGA
- the LOC25479655 gene encoding glutamate receptor 2.8 isoform X3, with product MTLSLLQNISGMGRKSSSQLINILCFNIILQLLACSRVQRSYSLEPQRTNNISIGAVLDLVSLMGKHQKIAMEIAVEEFNNQSSSSKLNLQIKDSHGNSAQVIASVMDLSQRNQVHAIIGTITHNEATLASEFSDTIKNIPIMSLTSFAAKPELLSPRLPHFIKVGDDINLHMQCIAAIVGKFKWKKVTVIYELNNDLASDPGILLSLSYSLRLVGSEIDNHLAFPSLATLSDPKSMIEKELNSLKKKSNRVFLIVHSSLELANILCEKAKEIGLMEKGSAWIIPNEVAGLLDSVNSSVIFNMQGVVGFKTHFMEMNETFRKFKFKFQRKFALEYPEEDSINPSIFAFQAYDATKAIVETAKKSSQGKLRLEEISETILSPTFNIINVIGKSYREMAFWSPSLGFSKNIAGYNKAMEINTNNDDSNEVFKTVYWPGELLSVPKGHNNEERFLRIGIPSNGAFSQFVNMEYDQSKNETFFSGFSINVFEAAVKRLPYDLNYNFSPFGGSYDEMVDQVYNKTLDAAVGDTSIVAYRYHLVDFSQPYVESGLHMVVTEQPEKSKETWMFLHAFKKEMWLMMIAMHIFLGFVIWLIEREVNEDLKGLGSMLWFLVTVLFYAHREPIRRPLARVVLTPWFFAIFIVTNSFTASLTSITISQVKPSVLNIETLKERNSPIGCDGNSFIVKYLTEVLRFKHENIRNFSSINDYPAAFENKEIEAAFFVAPHAKVFLAKYACISKRFESCGRHIRGSVEYDREWRNRRTRKRYVE from the exons ATGACACTATCTTTGTTGCAAAACATTTCTGGAATGGGAAGGAAATCTTCATCACAACTCATCAATATTCTGTGCTTCAATATTATCTTGCAATTGTTAGCATGTTCAAGGGTGCAAAGAAGCTATTCCTTAGAGCCACAAAGGACCAATAATATAAGTATAGGTGCTGTTCTTGATTTGGTTTCATTAATGGGAAAACACCAGAAGATAGCAATGGAAATTGCAGTGGAAGAGTTCAACAACCAATCTAGTTCTTCCAAGCTGAATTTGCAGATAAAAGATTCACATGGAAATTCTGCTCAAGTAATTGCAAGTG TTATGGATCTCTCACAAAGAAACCAAGTGCATGCCATCATAGGAACTATCACACACAATGAAGCAACACTGGCAAGTGAATTCAGTGACACAATAAAGAACATTCCAATCATGTCTCTAACTTCATTCGCAGCCAAACCAGAATTATTATCTCCAAGATTGCCACATTTCATTAAAGTAGGGGATGATATTAACCTTCACATGCAATGCATTGCAGCAATTGTAGGAAAATTCAAATGGAAAAAGGTGACAGTAATTTATGAACTTAATAATGACTTGGCCTCGGATCCGGGGATACTACTAAGCCTCTCTTATTCCCTTAGACTTGTTGGTTCTGAGATTGATAACCATTTAGCTTTTCCTTCGTTAGCAACTCTTTCAGATCCAAAATCTATGATTGAAAAAGAGCTTAATAGCTTGAAAAAGAAGAGTAATAGGGTATTCTTGATTGTTCATTCTTCTTTAGAGTTGGCTAACATTCTTTgtgaaaaagcaaaagaaataGGTTTGATGGAAAAAGGTTCGGCGTGGATTATCCCGAATGAAGTTGCTGGCCTTCTTGATTCAGTTAACTCTTCTGTTATCTTCAACATGCAAGGTGTTGTTGGATTTAAAACACACTTTATGGAAATGAATGAGACCTTtagaaaatttaaattcaaattccaAAGAAAGTTTGCACTAGAATACCCTGAAGAAGATAGCATTAACCCAAGTATCTTTGCATTTCAAGCATATGATGCAACTAAAGCTATTGTTGAAACTGCAAAAAAATCATCACAAGGAAAGTTAAGACTTGAAGAAATCTCCGAAACGATTTTGTCACCAACCTTCAACATAATTAATGTGATAGGGAAAAGTTATAGAGAAATGGCATTTTGGTCTCCATCACTTGGTTTTTCCAAGAACATTGCTGGCTATAATAAGGCAATGgagataaatacaaataatgatGATTCGAATGAAGTTTTCAAAACAGTTTATTGGCCTGGAGAATTATTATCGGTTCCAAAGGGTCACAATAATGAGGAAAGGTTTTTGAGAATAGGAATACCTTCCAATGGTGCTTTTTCTCAGTTTGTGAATATGGAATATGACCAGAGCAAGAACGAAACTTTCTTCTCTGGTTTCTCAATCAATGTCTTTGAAGCAGCTGTCAAACGCTTACCTTATGATTTAAATTACAACTTTTCTCCCTTCGGAGGCTCCTATGATGAAATGGTTGATCAAGTCTACAATAAG ACATTAGATGCTGCTGTTGGTGATACATCAATAGTGGCATACCGATACCATTTAGTGGACTTCTCACAACCTTATGTTGAATCTGGCCTTCACATGGTGGTTACCGAACAACCGGAAAAATCGAAAGAAACATGGATGTTTTTGCATGCCTTTAAAAAAGAGATGTGGCTGATGATGATAGCTATGCATATTTTTCTTGGATTTGTTATTTGGCTGATTGAAAGAGAAGTAAATGAAGATCTAAAGGGATTAGGGTCTATGCTTTGGTTTTTAGTCACTGTACTATTTTATGCACACA GAGAACCAATAAGAAGACCCTTAGCACGAGTTGTGCTGACACCATGGTTCTTTGCTATTTTCATTGTGACAAATAGTTTCACGGCAAGTTTGACATCCATAACTATTTCACAAGTAAAGCCATCGGTGTTAAATATCGAGACCCTTAAAGAAAGAAATTCCCCGATTGGTTGTGATGGAAATTCTTTTATTGTCAAGTATTTGACTGAAGTACTACGTTTCAAGCATGAGAACATCAGAAATTTCAGTTCCATTAATGACTACCCTGCTGCCTTTGAGAACAAGGAAATAGAAGCCGCCTTTTTTGTCGCACCTCACGCTAAAGTATTTCTAGCAAAGTACGCAT GTATTTCCAAAAGGTTCGAGTCTTGCGGCAGACATATCAGAGGCAGTGTTGAATATGATAGAGAGTGGAGAAACAGAAGAACTAGAAAAAGATATGTTGAATGA
- the LOC25479655 gene encoding glutamate receptor 2.8 isoform X1 — translation MTLSLLQNISGMGRKSSSQLINILCFNIILQLLACSRVQRSYSLEPQRTNNISIGAVLDLVSLMGKHQKIAMEIAVEEFNNQSSSSKLNLQIKDSHGNSAQVIASVMDLSQRNQVHAIIGTITHNEATLASEFSDTIKNIPIMSLTSFAAKPELLSPRLPHFIKVGDDINLHMQCIAAIVGKFKWKKVTVIYELNNDLASDPGILLSLSYSLRLVGSEIDNHLAFPSLATLSDPKSMIEKELNSLKKKSNRVFLIVHSSLELANILCEKAKEIGLMEKGSAWIIPNEVAGLLDSVNSSVIFNMQGVVGFKTHFMEMNETFRKFKFKFQRKFALEYPEEDSINPSIFAFQAYDATKAIVETAKKSSQGKLRLEEISETILSPTFNIINVIGKSYREMAFWSPSLGFSKNIAGYNKAMEINTNNDDSNEVFKTVYWPGELLSVPKGHNNEERFLRIGIPSNGAFSQFVNMEYDQSKNETFFSGFSINVFEAAVKRLPYDLNYNFSPFGGSYDEMVDQVYNKTLDAAVGDTSIVAYRYHLVDFSQPYVESGLHMVVTEQPEKSKETWMFLHAFKKEMWLMMIAMHIFLGFVIWLIEREVNEDLKGLGSMLWFLVTVLFYAHREPIRRPLARVVLTPWFFAIFIVTNSFTASLTSITISQVKPSVLNIETLKERNSPIGCDGNSFIVKYLTEVLRFKHENIRNFSSINDYPAAFENKEIEAAFFVAPHAKVFLAKYACKGLIKAGNTFRLGGFGFVFPKGSSLAADISEAVLNMIESGETEELEKDMLNEIENESKANCSSLERKGKNNSSIGLSPFLGLFSICSTFAILALSYHVICLLVKNVETLKNYTILTLKQLWRIWRWTTNFFSRCCSKLQSRIVTRVRSCTETRNAEENVTNSQQIPVVIELVDSVLAAHAS, via the exons ATGACACTATCTTTGTTGCAAAACATTTCTGGAATGGGAAGGAAATCTTCATCACAACTCATCAATATTCTGTGCTTCAATATTATCTTGCAATTGTTAGCATGTTCAAGGGTGCAAAGAAGCTATTCCTTAGAGCCACAAAGGACCAATAATATAAGTATAGGTGCTGTTCTTGATTTGGTTTCATTAATGGGAAAACACCAGAAGATAGCAATGGAAATTGCAGTGGAAGAGTTCAACAACCAATCTAGTTCTTCCAAGCTGAATTTGCAGATAAAAGATTCACATGGAAATTCTGCTCAAGTAATTGCAAGTG TTATGGATCTCTCACAAAGAAACCAAGTGCATGCCATCATAGGAACTATCACACACAATGAAGCAACACTGGCAAGTGAATTCAGTGACACAATAAAGAACATTCCAATCATGTCTCTAACTTCATTCGCAGCCAAACCAGAATTATTATCTCCAAGATTGCCACATTTCATTAAAGTAGGGGATGATATTAACCTTCACATGCAATGCATTGCAGCAATTGTAGGAAAATTCAAATGGAAAAAGGTGACAGTAATTTATGAACTTAATAATGACTTGGCCTCGGATCCGGGGATACTACTAAGCCTCTCTTATTCCCTTAGACTTGTTGGTTCTGAGATTGATAACCATTTAGCTTTTCCTTCGTTAGCAACTCTTTCAGATCCAAAATCTATGATTGAAAAAGAGCTTAATAGCTTGAAAAAGAAGAGTAATAGGGTATTCTTGATTGTTCATTCTTCTTTAGAGTTGGCTAACATTCTTTgtgaaaaagcaaaagaaataGGTTTGATGGAAAAAGGTTCGGCGTGGATTATCCCGAATGAAGTTGCTGGCCTTCTTGATTCAGTTAACTCTTCTGTTATCTTCAACATGCAAGGTGTTGTTGGATTTAAAACACACTTTATGGAAATGAATGAGACCTTtagaaaatttaaattcaaattccaAAGAAAGTTTGCACTAGAATACCCTGAAGAAGATAGCATTAACCCAAGTATCTTTGCATTTCAAGCATATGATGCAACTAAAGCTATTGTTGAAACTGCAAAAAAATCATCACAAGGAAAGTTAAGACTTGAAGAAATCTCCGAAACGATTTTGTCACCAACCTTCAACATAATTAATGTGATAGGGAAAAGTTATAGAGAAATGGCATTTTGGTCTCCATCACTTGGTTTTTCCAAGAACATTGCTGGCTATAATAAGGCAATGgagataaatacaaataatgatGATTCGAATGAAGTTTTCAAAACAGTTTATTGGCCTGGAGAATTATTATCGGTTCCAAAGGGTCACAATAATGAGGAAAGGTTTTTGAGAATAGGAATACCTTCCAATGGTGCTTTTTCTCAGTTTGTGAATATGGAATATGACCAGAGCAAGAACGAAACTTTCTTCTCTGGTTTCTCAATCAATGTCTTTGAAGCAGCTGTCAAACGCTTACCTTATGATTTAAATTACAACTTTTCTCCCTTCGGAGGCTCCTATGATGAAATGGTTGATCAAGTCTACAATAAG ACATTAGATGCTGCTGTTGGTGATACATCAATAGTGGCATACCGATACCATTTAGTGGACTTCTCACAACCTTATGTTGAATCTGGCCTTCACATGGTGGTTACCGAACAACCGGAAAAATCGAAAGAAACATGGATGTTTTTGCATGCCTTTAAAAAAGAGATGTGGCTGATGATGATAGCTATGCATATTTTTCTTGGATTTGTTATTTGGCTGATTGAAAGAGAAGTAAATGAAGATCTAAAGGGATTAGGGTCTATGCTTTGGTTTTTAGTCACTGTACTATTTTATGCACACA GAGAACCAATAAGAAGACCCTTAGCACGAGTTGTGCTGACACCATGGTTCTTTGCTATTTTCATTGTGACAAATAGTTTCACGGCAAGTTTGACATCCATAACTATTTCACAAGTAAAGCCATCGGTGTTAAATATCGAGACCCTTAAAGAAAGAAATTCCCCGATTGGTTGTGATGGAAATTCTTTTATTGTCAAGTATTTGACTGAAGTACTACGTTTCAAGCATGAGAACATCAGAAATTTCAGTTCCATTAATGACTACCCTGCTGCCTTTGAGAACAAGGAAATAGAAGCCGCCTTTTTTGTCGCACCTCACGCTAAAGTATTTCTAGCAAAGTACGCATGTAAGGGCCTCATCAAAGCAGGGAACACTTTCAGGCTTGGTGGCTTTGGTTTT GTATTTCCAAAAGGTTCGAGTCTTGCGGCAGACATATCAGAGGCAGTGTTGAATATGATAGAGAGTGGAGAAACAGAAGAACTAGAAAAAGATATGTTGAATGAGATTGAGAATGAAAGCAAAGCCAATTGTTCTTCTTTagagagaaagggaaaaaataattCATCCATAGGCCTTTCGCCTTTCCTTGGTCTATTTTCGATCTGTTCGACTTTTGCTATTCTTGCTTTATCATATCACGTGATTTGTTTGTTGGTGAAAAATGTAGAGACCTTAAAGAATTACACAATATTAACATTAAAACAGTTATGGAGAATATGGAGATggacaaccaattttttttctcggTGCTGTTCGAAACTCCAATCAAGGATCGTGACAAGAGTACGTAGTTGCACAGAAACAAGAAATGCAGAAGAGAATGTCACAAATAGCCAGCAAATCCCAGTGGTGATTGAGCTTGTTGATAGTGTACTGGCTGCTCATGCTTCATGA
- the LOC25479656 gene encoding glutamate receptor 2.5, with protein MVQRVNSLVPQRTNNISIGAVLDLGSLMGKHQKIAIEIAVHEFNNQTSSSSKLDLQIKDSHGDSAQVIANVVDLSQSYQMQAIIGTTTHSEATLAKILLSLSYSLRLVGSEIDDHLAFPSLSTLSDPKSTIEEELNKLKRKSNRVFLIVHSSLELANMLCEKAKQIGLMEKGSAWIIPNEVAGLLDSVNSSVIFNMQGVVGFKTRFMEMNETFRKLKLKFQRKFALEYPEEDNINPSIFALQAYDAAKAIVEAANKSSQGKLRLEEISETILSPTFNIINVIGKSYREMAFWSQTLGFSKNFISHQVMETRKTNNDSNGVFRTVYWPGDQMQLVPKGWTLSNNERSLKIGVPSNGAFNQFVNVTHDKLMNETFITGFSIDVFKAVVGLLPYDLQYKFVPFNGSYDEMVDQVYNKTLDGAVGDTDIMAYRYHLVDFSQPYVESGLHMVVTEQPEKSKQTWMFLDAFTKEMWLMITSMHIFVGVVIWLIEREANPYLRGFRSMLWFLVTVLFYAHREPIRRPLAQVVLTPWLFAIFIVTNSFTASLTSITISQVKSSVLDIQTLKERNLPVGCNGNSFIVKYLSEVLKFKPENIRKFNSINDYPAAFENKKIEAAFFVAPHAKVFLAKYSCKGLIKAGNTFKLGGFGFVSFSPFIITDF; from the exons ATGGTGCAAAGGGTCAACTCCTTAGTGCCACAAAGGACCAATAATATAAGCATAGGTGCTGTGCTTGATTTGGGTTCATTAATGGGAAAGCACCAGAAGATAGCAATAGAAATTGCAGTGCATGAGTTCAATAACCAAACGAGTTCTTCTTCTAAGCTGGATTTGCAGATAAAAGACTCTCATGGAGATTCTGCTCAAGTAATTGCAAATG TTGTTGATCTCTCCCAAAGCTATCAAATGCAGGCCATTATAGGAACTACTACACACAGCGAAGCAACACTGGCAA AAATACTACTTAGCCTCTCTTATTCTCTAAGACTTGTTGGTTCTGAGATTGATGACCATTTAGCTTTTCCTTCGTTATCAACACTTTCAGACCCAAAATCTACAATTGAAGAAGAGCTTAATAAGCtgaaaagaaagagtaataggGTATTCTTGATTGTTCATTCTTCTTTAGAGTTGGCTAACATGCTTTGTgaaaaagcaaaacaaatagGTTTGATGGAAAAAGGTTCGGCGTGGATTATCCCAAATGAAGTTGCTGGCCTTCTTGATTCAGTTAACTCTTCTGTTATCTTCAACATGCAAGGTGTTGTTGGATTTAAAACACGCTTCATGGAAATGAATGAGACctttagaaaattgaaattgaaattccaAAGAAAGTTTGCACTAGAATACCCTGAAGAAGATAACATTAACCCAAGTATCTTTGCACTTCAAGCATATGATGCAGCTAAAGCTATTGTTGAAGCTGCAAATAAATCATCACAAGGAAAGTTAAGACTTGAAGAAATCTCCGAAACGATTTTGTCACCAACCTTCAACATAATTAATGTGATAGGGAAAAGCTACAGAGAAATGGCATTTTGGTCTCAGACACTCGGTTTTTCTAAGAACTTTATTAGCCATCAAGTAATGGAGACGagaaaaacaaataatgatTCTAATGGAGTTTTCAGAACAGTTTATTGGCCTGGAGATCAGATGCAATTGGTTCCTAAGGGATGGACTCTAAGTAACAATGAAAGGTCATTGAAAATAGGAGTACCTTCCAATGGTGCCTTTAATCAGTTTGTGAACGTAACACACGACAAGCTCATGAATGAAACTTTTATCACCGGTTTCTCGATCGATGTCTTTAAAGCAGTTGTTGGACTTTTACCGTATGATTTACAATACAAATTTGTTCCCTTCAATGGATCATATGATGAAATGGTTGACCAGGTCTACAATAAG ACATTAGATGGTGCAGTTGGTGATACAGATATAATGGCATATAGATATCATTTAGTTGACTTCTCACAACCTTATGTTGAATCTGGCCTCCACATGGTGGTTACCGAGCAACccgaaaaatcaaaacaaacatggATGTTTTTGGATGcctttacaaaagagatgtggTTGATGATAACATCAATGCATATTTTTGTAGGAGTTGTTATTTGGTTGATTGAAAGGGAAGCTAATCCATATCTAAGGGGATTTAGGTCTATGCTTTGGTTTTTAGTCACTGTACTATTTTATGCACACA GAGAACCAATAAGAAGACCATTGGCTCAAGTTGTACTAACACCATGGTTATTTGCTATTTTCATTGTAACAAATAGTTTCACAGCAAGTTTAACATCCATAACAATTTCACAAGTAAAGTCATCTGTGTTAGATATCCAAACCCTTAAAGAAAGAAATTTACCAGTTGGATGTAATGGAAATTCATTTATTGTGAAGTATTTGTCTGAAGTACTGAAATTCAAGCCTGAGAACATTAGAAAATTCAATTCCATTAATGACTACCCTGCTGCCTTTGAGAACAAGAAAATAGAAGCCGCCTTTTTTGTCGCACCTCACGCTAAAGTATTTCTAGCAAAGTACTCATGTAAGGGTCTCATCAAAGCAGGAAACACTTTCAAGCTTGGTGGCTTTGGCTTTGTGAGTTTCTCTCCTTTCATTATCACTGATTTTTGA